A region of Argentina anserina chromosome 5, drPotAnse1.1, whole genome shotgun sequence DNA encodes the following proteins:
- the LOC126793220 gene encoding coniferyl alcohol acyltransferase isoform X1, which yields MEFEAAEFEVNFTRKFIVKALNPLVQPHILTLSNLDLLSGRFPVTYFYFYPKKPHANDNITESFKSSLAKTLDSYYPFAGRIVINPSTNEPEIMCDNTGALVLEARANIPLNTLNFYDLDQSLRVNKLVSIYPDIPLQIQVTYYTCGGVSITFTFDHALGDASSFGKFLLSWSEIARNKPISCVPDHQRRLRISARNPPRYHSSLDQSFVKCTMEEIMNIPTTKPLVKRLYFINNSSINQLQSQACRNGKNRTKIEAVSAYVWKTMVRANISSTCKTQNTTCKMGWLVDGRSRLHRRDHNNHNANSNMSNYIGNVLSLAFGEASVNDLKKGSISDVASMVREAISKVTNEEHFLDLIDWIECHRPGLMLSKIVLGQGGGEPALVLSSGRMFPVAELDFGFGSPVLGTVCSTIEKIGVAYMNQRPSAKGDGSWTVSCILWPELAAALESDSIFQPMTAGHLQLQS from the coding sequence ATGGAATTTGAGGCCGCTGAATTTGAAGTGAACTTCACCAGAAAATTCATTGTTAAAGCTTTAAATCCCTTGGTACAGCCTCATATCCTCACTCTCTCAAACCTAGACTTACTCTCAGGCCGCTTTCCAGTCACGTACTTCTATTTCTATCCCAAAAAACCACATGCCAACGATAATATCACAGAATCTTTCAAGAGCTCCCTAGCCAAAACCCTCGATAGTTACTACCCATTTGCTGGCCGAATTGTCATAAACCCAAGTACCAACGAACCTGAAATCATGTGTGACAATACCGGAGCTCTAGTTCTTGAAGCGCGAGCCAACATTCCTTTAAACACATTAAACTTCTATGATCTTGATCAATCTCTGCGAGTGAACAAGTTAGTCTCCATTTATCCTGATATTCCTTTGCAAATTCAGGTCACATATTACACTTGTGGGGGTGTTTCGATCACGTTCACCTTTGACCATGCACTTGGGGATGCTAGCAGCTTTGGTAAGTTCCTCCTTTCGTGGTCGGAGATCGCCCGAAACAAGCCAATCTCCTGTGTACCGGATCACCAGAGACGCCTCCGAATTAGTGCACGCAACCCTCCTAGGTACCACTCTTCCTTGGACCAAAGTTTTGTCAAGTGCACCATGGAAGAGATCATGAATATACCAACAACCAAACCCTTGGTCAAGAGGCTTTATTTCATCAATAATTCCAGCATTAATCAGCTGCAAAGTCAAGCATGTCGAAATGGTAAGAATAGAACAAAAATTGAGGCAGTCTCCGCTTATGTATGGAAAACTATGGTCAGAGCCAATATAAGtagcacttgcaaaacccagaATACAACGTGCAAGATGGGGTGGCTGGTGGATGGACGATCTAGGTTGCATAGAAGAGATCATAATAATCACAATGCAAACTCCAATATGTCAAACTACATAGGGAATGTGTTGTCTTTGGCTTTTGGAGAGGCGAGTGTGAATGACTTGAAGAAGGGCTCTATATCAGATGTTGCTAGCATGGTGCGTGAAGCAATTTCCAAGGTAACAAATGAAGAACATTTCTTGGATTTAATTGATTGGATTGAGTGCCACAGGCCAGGACTAATGCTATCAAAGATTGTGCTCGGACAAGGTGGCGGAGAGCCGGCACTTGTTTTGTCCTCGGGAAGAATGTTTCCGGTTGCTGAATTGGACTTCGGATTTGGAAGTCCGGTGCTGGGTACAGTGTGTTCAACAATTGAGAAGATTGGAGTGGCTTACATGAACCAAAGGCCAAGTGCAAAGGGTGATGGTTCCTGGACTGTATCATGTATCCTATGGCCAGAATTAGCAGCTGCTTTAGAATCTGACTCCATTTTTCAGCCCATGACTGCTGGCCATCTACAACTTCAATCCTAA
- the LOC126793220 gene encoding coniferyl alcohol acyltransferase isoform X2 — translation MEFEAAEFEVNFTRKFIVKALNPLVQPHILTLSNLDLLSGRFPVTYFYFYPKKPHANDNITESFKSSLAKTLDSYYPFAGRIVINPSTNEPEIMCDNTGALVLEARANIPLNTLNFYDLDQSLRVNKLVSIYPDIPLQIQVTYYTCGGVSITFTFDHALGDASSFGKFLLSWSEIARNKPISCVPDHQRRLRISARNPPRYHSSLDQSFVKCTMEEIMNIPTTKPLVKRLYFINNSSINQLQSQACRNGKNRTKIEAVSAYVWKTMVRANISSTCKTQNTTCKMGWLVDGRSRLHRRDHNNHNANSNMSNYIGNVLSLAFGEASVNDLKKGSISDVASMVREAISKVAESRHLFCPREECFRLLNWTSDLEVRCWVQCVQQLRRLEWLT, via the exons ATGGAATTTGAGGCCGCTGAATTTGAAGTGAACTTCACCAGAAAATTCATTGTTAAAGCTTTAAATCCCTTGGTACAGCCTCATATCCTCACTCTCTCAAACCTAGACTTACTCTCAGGCCGCTTTCCAGTCACGTACTTCTATTTCTATCCCAAAAAACCACATGCCAACGATAATATCACAGAATCTTTCAAGAGCTCCCTAGCCAAAACCCTCGATAGTTACTACCCATTTGCTGGCCGAATTGTCATAAACCCAAGTACCAACGAACCTGAAATCATGTGTGACAATACCGGAGCTCTAGTTCTTGAAGCGCGAGCCAACATTCCTTTAAACACATTAAACTTCTATGATCTTGATCAATCTCTGCGAGTGAACAAGTTAGTCTCCATTTATCCTGATATTCCTTTGCAAATTCAGGTCACATATTACACTTGTGGGGGTGTTTCGATCACGTTCACCTTTGACCATGCACTTGGGGATGCTAGCAGCTTTGGTAAGTTCCTCCTTTCGTGGTCGGAGATCGCCCGAAACAAGCCAATCTCCTGTGTACCGGATCACCAGAGACGCCTCCGAATTAGTGCACGCAACCCTCCTAGGTACCACTCTTCCTTGGACCAAAGTTTTGTCAAGTGCACCATGGAAGAGATCATGAATATACCAACAACCAAACCCTTGGTCAAGAGGCTTTATTTCATCAATAATTCCAGCATTAATCAGCTGCAAAGTCAAGCATGTCGAAATGGTAAGAATAGAACAAAAATTGAGGCAGTCTCCGCTTATGTATGGAAAACTATGGTCAGAGCCAATATAAGtagcacttgcaaaacccagaATACAACGTGCAAGATGGGGTGGCTGGTGGATGGACGATCTAGGTTGCATAGAAGAGATCATAATAATCACAATGCAAACTCCAATATGTCAAACTACATAGGGAATGTGTTGTCTTTGGCTTTTGGAGAGGCGAGTGTGAATGACTTGAAGAAGGGCTCTATATCAGATGTTGCTAGCATGGTGCGTGAAGCAATTTCCAAG GTGGCGGAGAGCCGGCACTTGTTTTGTCCTCGGGAAGAATGTTTCCGGTTGCTGAATTGGACTTCGGATTTGGAAGTCCGGTGCTGGGTACAGTGTGTTCAACAATTGAGAAGATTGGAGTGGCTTACATGA